The following coding sequences lie in one Mercenaria mercenaria strain notata chromosome 5, MADL_Memer_1, whole genome shotgun sequence genomic window:
- the LOC123557289 gene encoding short-chain collagen C4-like isoform X1, giving the protein MLHLELAEKPVCISRFDYDLKIIETFHEMDQKIKRAEEELRRQRQLIDRFSAERSGSVYVRWGRNICPEHAAAIYNGYVAGKKFDDKGGGSDSLCLPSDPVWSNYSDGDDRNRGFIYGTEFDEEGTDIFGYSVLQQDVPCVVCKTHKSALVMVPARAKCYPGWKEEYSGYLMSAYRSHPGPHNHICVDSDPEFIPRGSNNDNEHILYLMEARCGSLPCPPYVQGRELPCVVCSA; this is encoded by the exons ATGCTTCATCTTGAACTGGCAGAGAAACCTGTTTGCATATCACGATTTGATTATGATCTAAAGATCATTGAAACGTTTCATGAAATGGACCAGAAAATCAAAAGAGCTGAAGAAGAATTACGAAGGCAACGGCAGCTTATTGACAGATTTTCTGCTGAAA GAAGTGGTTCAGTGTATGTTAGATGGGGCCGGAACATATGTCCAGAACATGCAGCAGCTATATATAACG GTTACGTCGCTGGAAAGAAATTCGATGACAAAGGTGGTGGGAGCGATTCCTTGTGTCTTCCCTCTGATCCAGTTTGGTCGAACTATAGTGACGGGGATGACAGAAACAGAGGATTCATTTACGGGACAGAGTTTGACGAGGAGGGTACCGATATATTTGGTTACTCGGTTCTTCAACAAGACGTCCCATGTGTCGTCTGCAAAACCCACAAGTCAGCACTTGTCATGGTCCCGGCAAGAGCCAAATGCTATCCTGGTTGGAAAGAAGAATATAGTGGATATCTCATGTCGGCTTACCGTTCTCATCCGGGTCCTCATAACCATATCTGTGTGGACAGTGATCCAGAGTTCATACCACGCGGTAGCAATAATGATAATGAACATATTTTATATCTCATGGAAGCACGATGTGGTTCATTGCCTTGTCCGCCTTACGTTCAAGGAAGAGAGCTTCCCTGTGTTGTCTGTTCTGCCTAA
- the LOC123557289 gene encoding uncharacterized protein LOC123557289 isoform X2 translates to MLDGAGTYVQNMQQLYITVTSLERNSMTKVVGAIPCVFPLIQFGRTIVTGMTETEDSFTGQSLTRRVPIYLVTRFFNKTSHVSSAKPTSQHLSWSRQEPNAILVGKKNIVDISCRLTVLIRVLITISVWTVIQSSYHAVAIMIMNIFYISWKHDVVHCLVRLTFKEESFPVLSVLPNYYILTFTLDTTT, encoded by the exons ATGTTAGATGGGGCCGGAACATATGTCCAGAACATGCAGCAGCTATATATAACG GTTACGTCGCTGGAAAGAAATTCGATGACAAAGGTGGTGGGAGCGATTCCTTGTGTCTTCCCTCTGATCCAGTTTGGTCGAACTATAGTGACGGGGATGACAGAAACAGAGGATTCATTTACGGGACAGAGTTTGACGAGGAGGGTACCGATATATTTGGTTACTCGGTTCTTCAACAAGACGTCCCATGTGTCGTCTGCAAAACCCACAAGTCAGCACTTGTCATGGTCCCGGCAAGAGCCAAATGCTATCCTGGTTGGAAAGAAGAATATAGTGGATATCTCATGTCGGCTTACCGTTCTCATCCGGGTCCTCATAACCATATCTGTGTGGACAGTGATCCAGAGTTCATACCACGCGGTAGCAATAATGATAATGAACATATTTTATATCTCATGGAAGCACGATGTGGTTCATTGCCTTGTCCGCCTTACGTTCAAGGAAGAGAGCTTCCCTGTGTTGTCTGTTCTGCCTAACTACTACATCCTAACCTTCACATTAGATACCACTACATAA